Proteins encoded within one genomic window of Entelurus aequoreus isolate RoL-2023_Sb linkage group LG26, RoL_Eaeq_v1.1, whole genome shotgun sequence:
- the LOC133643589 gene encoding uncharacterized protein LOC133643589: protein MASRGGKTPQQGIKAHFTRHSKTTTTNSGTSLASPASSSVAAKEANAGSMTAASLPPEMESLHRLMTASMENIIAPLKRTMDEVKIIVEDQGKRIVDLEENATQLTERVTALEAICEQLLTQNESLNERMEDASNRSRRCNLRVTNVLPSPGERNDCVQFMQNFFATVLGDVFTEPPILDRAHRIGQDACTTGRQEPATMEGTENYALSRLCASYCETSCHIHQARLPDMERNTTTKPARRGRATTQERGDTGREREEENGAGLGNEEDGTHGKNGPGGEDEAMGGISVEGEYNDEVNDGEEEDGGSGSESGDNMGALDENDGTE from the exons ATGGCTTCGCGGGGCGGCAAAACTCCACAGCAGGGGATAAAGGCGCACTTTACTCGGCATAGTAAAACTACCACTACAAACAGTGGGACTAGCTTAGCCTCTCCAGCTAGTAGCTCTGTAGCTGCTAAAGAGGCTAATGCTGGTAGCATGACCGCAGCCAGCCTACCCCCAGAAATGGAGAGCCTACACCGACTCATGACCGCATCAATGGAGAATATAATAGCTCCGCTGAAGAGGACCATGGATGAAGTGAAGATAATTGTGGAGGATCAAGGCAAAAGGATCGTCGACTTGGAAGAAAACGCAACGCAGCTAACTGAACGAGTCACCGCTCTTGAGGCTATATGTGAGCAGCTCTTGACCCAGAACGAGTCACTGAACGAACGCATGGAAGACGCCTCTAACAGGTCTAGACGCTGCAACTTGCGCGTCACGAACGTACTACCGAGTCCTGGGGAAAGGAACGACTGTGTTCAATTCATGCAAAACTTTTTTGCCACGGTACTTGGGGACGTGTTCACCGAGCCACCCATACTAGACAGAGCGCACAGGATCG GACAAGATGCGTGCACTACGGGCAGACAGGAGCCTGCTACAATGGAAGGGACAGAAAATTATGCTCTATCCAGATTATGCGCCAGCTACTGTGAAACTTCGTGCCACATTCACCAAG CCAGACTCCCGGACATGGAGAGAAACACAACTACCAAACCAGCGAGAAGAGGGCGCGCCACCACCCAGGAGAGAGGCGACACCGGCCGGGAGAGAGAGGAGGAGAACGGCGCTGGACTAGGCAACGAAGAGGATGGAACGCACGGGAAGAACGGTCCGGGAGGAGAGGACGAGGCGATGGGAGGCATCAGCGTGGAAGGAGAATATAACGACGAGGTGAACGACGGCGAAGAAGAAGACGGCGGCAGCGGCAGCGAGTCCGGAGACAACATGGGGGCTCTGGACGAGAATGACGGTACTGAGTAG